In Procambarus clarkii isolate CNS0578487 chromosome 58, FALCON_Pclarkii_2.0, whole genome shotgun sequence, one genomic interval encodes:
- the LOC123767991 gene encoding uncharacterized protein translates to MMSGERTGSRKNYRGSSVSQAPPPVSQAPPPMSQAPPPVPQAPPPVPQAPPPMSQAHPPVPQAPPPVSQAPPPVPQAPPPVPQAPPPMSQAHPPVPQAPPPVSQAPPPVPQAPPPVPQAPPPMSQAPPPMSQAPPPVSQAPPPMSQAPPPVPQAPPPVPQAPPPMSQAPPPMSQAPPPVSQAPPPMSQAPPPVSQAPPPVPQAPPVSQAPPPVPQALPPVSQPPPPVSQAPPSVPQAPPPVSPSSSSGATSSASGVPTSASGVPSSISGIWTPGSQISALTRRLAVW, encoded by the coding sequence ATGATGTCAGGCGAGAGGACGGGTAGTAGAAAGAACTATCGAGGTTCTTCGGTGTCCCAGGCTCCGCCTCCGGTGTCCCAAGCTCCGCCTCCGATGTCCCAAGCTCCTCCTCCGGTGCCACAAGCTCCGCCTCCGGTGCCACAAGCTCCGCCTCCGATGTCCCAAGCTCATCCTCCGGTGCCACAAGCTCCGCCTCCGGTGTCCCAAGCTCCTCCTCCGGTGCCACAAGCTCCGCCTCCGGTGCCACAAGCTCCGCCTCCGATGTCCCAAGCTCATCCTCCGGTGCCACAAGCTCCGCCTCCGGTGTCCCAAGCTCCTCCTCCGGTGCCACAAGCTCCGCCTCCGGTGCCACAAGCTCCGCCTCCGATGTCCCAAGCTCCGCCTCCGATGTCCCAGGCTCCGCCTCCGGTGTCCCAAGCTCCGCCTCCGATGTCCCAAGCTCCTCCTCCGGTGCCACAAGCTCCGCCTCCGGTGCCACAAGCTCCGCCTCCGATGTCCCAAGCTCCGCCTCCGATGTCCCAAGCTCCTCCTCCGGTGTCCCAAGCTCCGCCTCCGATGTCCCAAGCTCCTCCTCCGGTGTCCCAAGCTCCGCCTCCGGTGCCACAGGCTCCTCCGGTGTCCCAAGCTCCTCCTCCGGTGCCACAAGCTCTGCCTCCGGTGTCCCAACCTCCGCCTCCGGTGTCCCAAGCTCCTCCTTCGGTGCCACAAGCTCCGCCTCCGGTGTCCCCAAGCTCCTCCTCCGGTGCCACAAGCTCCGCCTCCGGTGTCCCAACCTCCGCCTCCGGTGTCCCAAGCTCCATCTCCGGTATTTGGACACCTGGAAGCCAAATTAGCGCATTGACGAGGCGCCTGGCAGTATGGTGA